A single window of Xiphophorus hellerii strain 12219 chromosome 12, Xiphophorus_hellerii-4.1, whole genome shotgun sequence DNA harbors:
- the LOC116730448 gene encoding nuclear factor 7, brain-like, with translation MTERLLESFLSCHVCSETFRDPVSLSCNHSFCSSCLQKFWKQIGNKNCPICKRRSSKDFPREPSINFSLKELADSFSEKLKGASTERGKEKKKEKKMVCEKHSEVPYWYCKDEQRAVSPVCEFSLHQSLKVVPIEQAVSELKEQLKSDLKSLQDKRNKHKQVEKTYDDVIQHSKKQVLSTERQIRAEFNKLHQFLREEEESRLAALREEEEQKKKTIMREIKRIEDQISSLSDSIFAVKEELQKDNVSLRSYEATQSRARGQRSLPDPQLVSGALIDVTKHLGNLSFRVWEKMKVKVKFSPVVLDPNTASGWIRLSDDLTRFRHGDTWLQLPDNPERNIKYNNVFGSQGFSSGKHSWDVEVGDHPEWIVGLVKESVDRKGQRSPTPKYGIWCLCHHDGKYDTGDGETFRVKKSLQRIRVQLDYDMGDVSFYDSEDMIHIYSHRDTFTEKLFPFFSVGRFAYSKTSDLKICRTKIPF, from the exons ATGACTGAGAGACTTCTGGAAAGTTTCCTGAGCTGCCATGTTTGCTCAGAGACTTTCAGAGATCCTGTGTCTCTGAGCTGCAACCACAGCTTCTGTTCAAGCTGCCTGCAGAAATTCTGGAAACAAATTGGAAACAAGAACTGTCCCATATGTAAAAGAAGATCTTCCAAGGACTTCCCAA GGGAACCGTCCATCAACTTCTCCCTGAAAGAACTCGCTGATTCGTTTTCTGAGAAGCTGAAAGGAGCTTCAACTGAGAGgggaaaagagaagaagaaagagaagaagatggTGTGTGAGAAACACTCCGAGGTTCCTTACTGGTACTGTAAAGACGAGCAGAGAGCTGTGAGTCCTGTCTGTGAGTTTTCTCTCCACCAGAGTCTCAAAGTGGTTCCTATAGAACAAGCAGTCAGTGAGCTGAAGGAGCAGCTGAAATCTGACTTAAAGTCTCTGCAGGacaagagaaacaaacacaaacaagtgGAGAAAACATACGATGATGTGATTCAACACTCCAAGAAGCAGGTGTTGTCCACAGAGAGACAGATCAGAGCAGAGTTCAACAAGCTCCACCAGTtcctgagagaggaagaggagtccAGACTGGCAGCtctgagggaggaagaggagcagaagaagaagactaTCATGAGAGAGATAAAGAGGATTGAGGATCAGATCTCCTCTCTGTCAGACAGCATCTTTGCTGTTAAAGAAGAGCTGCAGAAAGACAACGTGTCCCTCAGAAGTTATGAAGCCACCCAGAGCAgagccagaggtcagaggtcactgccAGATCCACAGCTGGTATCAGGAGCTCTGATAGATGTGACCAAACACCTGGGCAACCTGTCCTTCAGAGTCTGGGAGAAGATGAAGGTCAAGGTGAAGTTCAGTCCCGTCGTTCTGGACCCAAACACTGCTAGTGGATGGATCCGTCTGTCTGATGATCTGACCAGGTTTAGACATGGAGACACATGGCTGCAGCTTCCTGATAATCCAGagagaaacattaaatataacaaTGTTTTTGGTTCTCAGGGTTTCAGCTCAGGGAAACACAGCTGGGATGTGGAGGTGGGAGATCATCCTGAGTGGATTGTGGGTTTGGTTAAAGAGTCTGTTGACAGGAAGGGACAGAGATCTCCTACACCAAAATATGGAATCTGGTGTTTATGCCATCATGATGGAAAATATGATACTGGTGATGGTGAGACTTTCAGAGTGAAGAAAAGTCTCCAGAGGATCAGAGTCCAGCTGGACTATGACATGGGGGACGTGTCCTTCTACGACTCTGAAGACATGATTCACATCTACAGTCACAGAGACACTTTCACTGAGAAACTCTTCCCATTTTTCAGTGTTGGAAGATTTGCTTATTCTAAAACATCTGATCTCAAAATCTGTCGAACCAAGATTCCTTTTTga